A stretch of Paenibacillus mucilaginosus 3016 DNA encodes these proteins:
- a CDS encoding extracellular solute-binding protein, translating to MRKKTGVLLLAAVLLTAGCRGSAGEENPESAAPPQQAGSSGEETAYGRLPQQVTLKIPYKIVKESTKLADGDSYEDNPIYRYLEESLNMKISHVWESRDTEGAVTQKINLAIASNDIPDAMMVNPNQLRVLVEKGMIEDLTDVYDRYASDLIKNIHDSTQGASLESARFGGRLMALPNVSIEADSPYLLWVRQDWLAKLGLAPPKTADDIARIARAFIERDPDGNGRADTLGLSGDKYIVLGQKAGLHAFDSVFSANGAFPKAWVRDKDGNVVYGSLTPQTKEVLAKLAGWYKEGIIEKDFPLRGDGGEVVAANRVGIHFGAWWSPWYPHPDSIKNDPKAEWIAVRAPLDADGRFTVRMAPVADQFIVVRKGYKHPEAVMKLLNTFTRLERGEDPNTEQAAAIKEYESRYQIDKHDFYPFNMILDYADAVGRKTELLERVAAGELKKEDMKTDEMRQNYDAVLSDLTHPKKDLTAYSVSRAYLQGGRVLNEGVNGEYSLFTGQTPTMESRWAALDKLENDTFLRIVTGEAPVDSFDSFVKKWKELGGEQITREVTEAVKLK from the coding sequence GTGAGAAAAAAGACCGGGGTGCTCCTGCTGGCTGCCGTGCTGCTTACTGCAGGCTGCAGAGGCTCAGCGGGGGAGGAGAATCCGGAATCGGCTGCTCCGCCGCAGCAGGCGGGCTCCTCCGGGGAGGAAACGGCCTACGGCAGACTGCCTCAGCAGGTGACACTGAAGATCCCTTACAAGATCGTCAAAGAGAGCACGAAGCTGGCGGACGGGGATTCCTACGAGGATAATCCCATCTACCGCTACCTGGAGGAATCGCTGAACATGAAGATCTCCCATGTCTGGGAGAGCCGCGATACCGAAGGTGCCGTGACACAGAAGATTAACCTGGCGATAGCAAGCAACGATATCCCGGATGCGATGATGGTCAATCCGAACCAGCTTCGGGTCCTTGTCGAGAAGGGGATGATCGAGGATTTGACGGATGTGTATGACCGGTATGCATCGGATCTGATTAAGAACATCCATGACTCGACCCAAGGGGCGTCGCTCGAGTCCGCCCGCTTCGGAGGCCGTCTGATGGCCCTCCCAAACGTGAGCATCGAGGCGGATTCGCCCTATCTTCTCTGGGTCCGTCAGGACTGGCTGGCGAAGCTGGGCCTTGCGCCGCCGAAGACGGCCGATGACATTGCGCGCATTGCCAGGGCGTTCATCGAGCGGGATCCCGACGGGAACGGCAGGGCGGATACGCTGGGGCTCAGCGGGGACAAGTATATCGTACTCGGCCAGAAGGCCGGACTTCACGCGTTCGATTCGGTGTTCAGCGCAAACGGGGCGTTCCCTAAGGCATGGGTGAGGGACAAGGACGGAAACGTAGTGTACGGTTCCCTCACTCCGCAGACCAAGGAAGTGCTGGCCAAGCTGGCCGGCTGGTACAAGGAAGGGATCATCGAGAAGGACTTTCCTCTGCGGGGCGACGGCGGTGAAGTGGTTGCTGCGAATCGGGTGGGCATTCACTTCGGGGCCTGGTGGTCCCCTTGGTACCCGCACCCGGATTCTATCAAGAACGACCCCAAAGCGGAATGGATTGCCGTAAGGGCGCCTCTGGATGCGGATGGTCGCTTTACGGTGCGGATGGCTCCCGTGGCCGATCAGTTCATCGTGGTGAGGAAAGGCTACAAGCACCCGGAAGCGGTCATGAAGCTGCTCAATACGTTCACCCGGCTGGAGCGCGGAGAAGACCCGAATACGGAGCAGGCCGCCGCCATCAAGGAATACGAGTCTCGCTACCAGATTGACAAGCATGATTTCTATCCGTTCAACATGATTCTGGATTATGCGGACGCGGTGGGACGCAAGACGGAGCTGCTGGAGCGTGTGGCAGCCGGTGAACTGAAGAAGGAGGATATGAAGACCGACGAGATGAGACAGAACTACGACGCGGTCTTGTCGGATCTGACGCATCCGAAGAAGGATTTGACCGCCTATTCAGTCAGCCGCGCTTACCTCCAGGGAGGAAGGGTGCTGAACGAAGGGGTTAACGGGGAATACAGTCTGTTCACCGGACAGACGCCTACGATGGAGAGCCGATGGGCGGCACTCGACAAGCTCGAGAACGATACGTTCCTGCGCATCGTCACGGGTGAAGCGCCGGTCGACTCGTTCGACAGCTTCGTGAAGAAATGGAAAGAGCTCGGCGGAGAGCAGATTACCAGGGAAGTTACAGAGGCTGTCAAGCTGAAGTGA
- a CDS encoding glycoside hydrolase family 13 protein, which produces MERTFWKEGVVYQIYPRSFMDSGGDGIGDLKGILSKLDYLKYLGVDIVWLSPVYKSPNDDNGYDISDYCAIMDEFGTMADWEALLEGLHIRGMRLIMDLVVNHSSDEHEWFVESRSSKENNPYRDYYIWRPGKPDGTEPNNWLSFFGGSAWAYDEGTGEYYLHLFTKKQPDLNWENPKLRKEVYGMMSFWLEKGIDGFRMDVINCISKTEGLPDAGTARYAWGGEHFLNGPRIHEYLQEMNRSVLAGRDIMTVGEMPGVTPEEAVLYTDPERREVHMVFQFETMDIDTAPGGSGKWSLKPWELRDLKAVTTKWQTELHGKGWNSLYLNNHDQPRMVSRFGSDGALRKVSAKLLATFLHTLQGTPYIYQGEELGMTNVRFPSIQEYKDVETLNFYREAVNEWGWTPEQAMASIYAKSRDNARTPMQWDDSANAGFTTGTPWIGIHPNYTEINAKEAMADPDSVFHYYRRLIGLRREHPIMAYGEYRLLLEDHPQIYAYTRQLESEQWLVILNFSEGEARFESPEELKGAEGQLIIANYPADPGMPASGITLRPYEARVYRLKG; this is translated from the coding sequence ATGGAGAGAACATTTTGGAAAGAAGGCGTCGTGTACCAGATCTATCCGCGCAGCTTCATGGACAGTGGCGGCGATGGAATAGGCGATCTGAAGGGCATCCTCTCGAAGCTCGATTACCTGAAATATCTGGGCGTGGACATTGTGTGGCTGAGCCCGGTCTACAAGTCCCCGAACGACGACAATGGCTACGACATCAGCGATTACTGTGCGATCATGGACGAATTCGGTACGATGGCCGACTGGGAGGCGCTGCTTGAGGGCCTTCATATAAGAGGCATGCGCCTGATCATGGATCTGGTGGTGAACCACTCCTCCGACGAGCATGAGTGGTTCGTGGAGTCCCGGTCGTCGAAGGAGAACAATCCGTACCGGGATTATTATATCTGGCGGCCGGGCAAGCCGGACGGGACCGAGCCGAACAACTGGCTGTCGTTCTTCGGGGGTTCGGCCTGGGCGTATGACGAGGGTACGGGGGAGTATTATCTTCACCTCTTCACGAAGAAGCAGCCGGACCTCAACTGGGAGAATCCGAAGCTGAGGAAAGAAGTCTACGGCATGATGAGCTTCTGGCTGGAGAAGGGCATCGACGGCTTCCGGATGGATGTCATCAACTGCATCTCGAAGACCGAAGGGCTTCCTGATGCAGGTACGGCACGGTATGCCTGGGGCGGGGAACACTTCCTGAACGGTCCCCGGATCCACGAGTACCTGCAGGAGATGAACCGCAGTGTCCTGGCCGGCCGGGACATCATGACCGTAGGGGAGATGCCGGGGGTAACGCCGGAGGAAGCCGTGCTCTATACGGATCCGGAGCGGCGCGAGGTTCATATGGTCTTCCAGTTCGAGACGATGGACATCGATACGGCACCGGGGGGCAGCGGCAAGTGGAGCCTGAAGCCCTGGGAGCTGCGCGACCTGAAGGCCGTCACGACCAAATGGCAGACGGAGCTGCACGGGAAAGGCTGGAACAGCCTCTACCTGAACAACCACGACCAGCCCCGGATGGTCTCCCGCTTCGGCAGCGACGGGGCGCTGAGGAAAGTATCCGCCAAGCTGCTGGCCACCTTCCTTCATACGCTGCAGGGCACCCCGTACATCTATCAGGGCGAGGAGCTCGGGATGACGAACGTGCGGTTCCCCTCCATCCAGGAGTACAAGGACGTGGAGACGCTGAACTTCTACCGGGAAGCTGTGAACGAATGGGGATGGACACCTGAACAGGCGATGGCCTCAATCTACGCCAAGAGCCGGGATAATGCGCGTACGCCGATGCAGTGGGATGACAGCGCCAATGCGGGCTTCACGACAGGAACACCATGGATCGGCATTCATCCCAATTACACAGAGATTAACGCGAAGGAAGCGATGGCTGATCCGGATTCGGTCTTCCACTATTACCGGCGGCTGATCGGGCTGCGCAGGGAGCACCCGATCATGGCTTACGGGGAGTATCGCCTGCTTCTGGAGGATCACCCGCAGATCTATGCCTATACGAGGCAGCTGGAGAGCGAGCAGTGGCTTGTGATATTGAACTTCTCCGAAGGGGAAGCACGGTTCGAGTCGCCGGAAGAGCTCAAGGGTGCCGAAGGGCAGCTGATCATTGCGAACTATCCGGCCGATCCAGGGATGCCGGCATCCGGCATCACACTGCGGCCTTACGAAGCGCGGGTGTACCGGCTGAAGGGATAA
- a CDS encoding helix-turn-helix domain-containing protein, whose product MLNAIIADDEKLVRKGFISVIDWEKFGISLVGEAANAKEALILLQQHHVDLLITDITMPGMSGFDLIREARMLYPRLWSVVLTCHHEFDYVQEALRLGAVDYIVKTLLDVEEIDVVMKRITDRIALERQRFGVEVEHPGASETPSYTLALQAGTNGPTPADLRLSMFEPAKEAGPGLWIVPLPGVKSWSDVEELLLPLRHYPWCMAAMRDDEPMGTKKTGEQRESACVSSYLFFESRAGAAPLRLTPGDLSHWEASRVIGREGLTEWKERWLDSRWIFHEGEYGKLLQALESSLFTAGLFREWAAAHFAQWEGIFHAAEDHPEYIRRFGDAVRWSEVKEWVSIYRNEVRQRIQGKFAFSEGVVLSLLAAVKYVQANMGSDVNQNEVAKHVNMSRSYFSQCFKSFMPLSFGGFLRHTRLEKAKELLRAGELPVYRIAETVGFQDEKYFSRVFREHTGSLPSEYREREG is encoded by the coding sequence ATGCTGAACGCAATCATCGCGGATGACGAGAAGCTGGTCCGCAAAGGGTTCATTTCGGTTATCGATTGGGAGAAATTCGGCATCTCCTTGGTCGGGGAAGCTGCCAATGCCAAGGAAGCGTTAATTCTCCTGCAGCAGCACCACGTCGACCTGCTCATTACGGATATCACCATGCCGGGCATGTCCGGCTTCGATCTCATTCGGGAAGCGCGGATGCTCTATCCGAGATTATGGTCGGTAGTACTGACCTGCCACCACGAGTTCGACTATGTCCAGGAGGCCCTTCGTCTCGGGGCCGTGGATTATATCGTGAAGACGCTGCTCGATGTAGAAGAGATCGATGTCGTTATGAAGCGCATAACGGACCGGATCGCCCTGGAGCGGCAGCGGTTCGGTGTGGAGGTTGAGCATCCGGGAGCGTCGGAGACTCCATCATACACGCTCGCTCTCCAGGCAGGGACAAATGGGCCGACGCCTGCAGACCTTCGCTTATCCATGTTCGAACCGGCAAAGGAGGCGGGCCCGGGCCTATGGATTGTACCGCTGCCCGGCGTGAAGTCCTGGAGCGATGTGGAGGAGCTGCTTCTCCCCCTGCGTCATTATCCGTGGTGCATGGCGGCGATGCGGGATGACGAGCCCATGGGTACAAAAAAGACCGGAGAGCAGCGGGAGTCAGCCTGCGTGTCCTCGTATTTATTTTTCGAATCCCGGGCGGGGGCGGCTCCGCTCCGGCTGACGCCCGGGGATCTGTCCCACTGGGAAGCGTCCCGTGTGATCGGGCGGGAGGGGCTGACCGAGTGGAAGGAGCGCTGGCTGGACAGCCGCTGGATCTTCCATGAAGGTGAGTACGGCAAGCTCCTTCAAGCTCTGGAGAGCTCGCTGTTCACGGCCGGTTTGTTCCGTGAGTGGGCTGCAGCTCATTTTGCCCAGTGGGAGGGGATCTTTCATGCGGCGGAGGATCACCCGGAGTATATCCGCCGGTTCGGGGATGCGGTGCGGTGGAGTGAGGTGAAGGAGTGGGTGTCGATCTACCGGAACGAAGTGAGGCAGAGAATCCAGGGGAAGTTCGCCTTCTCGGAGGGTGTGGTGCTGTCCCTGCTTGCGGCCGTCAAGTATGTCCAAGCCAACATGGGCAGCGATGTCAACCAGAATGAGGTGGCGAAGCATGTCAATATGAGCCGCAGTTATTTCAGCCAGTGCTTCAAGAGCTTCATGCCCTTATCCTTTGGCGGTTTCTTGAGACATACCCGGCTCGAGAAAGCCAAAGAACTGCTGCGAGCAGGGGAGCTTCCCGTGTACCGGATCGCGGAGACGGTAGGGTTTCAGGATGAGAAATACTTCTCGAGGGTGTTCCGGGAGCATACGGGCAGCCTGCCCAGCGAGTACAGGGAACGGGAGGGGTGA
- a CDS encoding ABC transporter substrate-binding protein, with amino-acid sequence MKALTETQDKQDLHNDIRGTTQMKRTIPTKQLKKKAAVFAAAGLLAAGSILSGCGAGTQAPAASPADKQGAADGGKVKLQFFQNKPEAKVSFDALIRKFNAANPGIEVTQVNVPDAETVLKVNVAKNEVPDIVGMGATDTFASLSKSGTFQDLSGHEGVKTVQPAYIDMVKKTTGTAELYGIPLTSNANGIIYNKALFAELGLTVPKTWDELMAAAEKIKTAGKVPFYHTFKDSWTTMISFNSLASNLQPENFIEDRKAGKGTFAEGYKEIAEKQLKLVELGHKDQNGKGYGDGNTAFAKGAAVMYLQGVWAIPEILKANPAIELGSVPFPASNDPAKNKLVSGVDTLLAVSKTTKHSKEAAAFVSFLLQPDNVKQLITEQKSFSAVQGVAQDDKNVTGLNAAFEDGQLVDFADHAIPGTMKIDTIIQEYYFKKDMAAYLKKLDSEWEKVQSRK; translated from the coding sequence ATGAAAGCGCTAACCGAGACGCAGGACAAGCAGGATCTGCACAACGACATTAGGGGGACGACACAGATGAAACGGACCATACCGACGAAACAACTGAAGAAAAAGGCAGCGGTATTCGCAGCAGCCGGCCTATTGGCGGCGGGATCCATCCTGTCCGGCTGCGGAGCCGGGACCCAGGCGCCGGCTGCATCTCCGGCCGACAAGCAGGGCGCCGCCGACGGAGGCAAGGTCAAGCTCCAGTTCTTCCAGAACAAGCCCGAGGCCAAAGTCTCCTTCGACGCCCTGATCCGGAAGTTCAACGCTGCGAATCCGGGTATTGAGGTGACACAGGTGAACGTGCCGGATGCCGAAACCGTGCTGAAGGTGAATGTGGCGAAGAATGAGGTGCCGGATATTGTCGGCATGGGAGCCACCGACACGTTCGCGTCGCTATCCAAGAGCGGTACGTTCCAGGACCTCTCGGGCCACGAAGGGGTGAAGACGGTCCAGCCGGCCTACATCGACATGGTCAAGAAGACGACCGGAACGGCCGAGCTGTACGGCATTCCGCTGACATCGAACGCCAACGGCATCATCTACAACAAAGCGCTGTTCGCCGAGCTTGGCCTGACGGTCCCGAAGACGTGGGACGAGCTGATGGCCGCCGCAGAGAAGATCAAGACGGCGGGCAAGGTGCCGTTCTACCACACCTTCAAGGACTCGTGGACGACGATGATCTCCTTCAACTCTCTGGCGTCGAACCTCCAGCCGGAGAACTTCATCGAGGACCGCAAGGCCGGCAAAGGAACGTTCGCTGAAGGCTACAAGGAAATCGCCGAGAAGCAGCTGAAGCTCGTCGAGCTTGGTCATAAGGACCAGAACGGCAAGGGCTACGGGGACGGCAATACGGCCTTCGCCAAGGGGGCTGCCGTCATGTACCTGCAGGGCGTCTGGGCGATCCCCGAGATCCTGAAGGCCAATCCGGCGATCGAGCTGGGCTCGGTCCCGTTCCCGGCTTCGAATGATCCGGCCAAGAACAAGCTTGTCTCGGGGGTGGACACGCTGCTCGCGGTCTCCAAGACGACGAAGCACAGCAAGGAAGCGGCCGCCTTCGTCTCCTTCCTGCTTCAGCCGGATAACGTGAAGCAGCTCATCACCGAGCAGAAGTCCTTCTCCGCGGTACAAGGTGTTGCCCAGGACGACAAGAATGTTACCGGCCTGAACGCCGCCTTCGAGGACGGGCAGCTCGTGGACTTCGCCGACCATGCCATCCCGGGTACGATGAAGATCGATACGATCATCCAGGAGTACTACTTCAAGAAAGACATGGCGGCGTACCTGAAGAAGCTCGACAGCGAATGGGAGAAAGTGCAGTCCCGCAAGTAA
- a CDS encoding carbohydrate ABC transporter permease, producing MARQRSVFYLMTVPALLLFFTFHTIPVIQGIFYSFTNWDGFSPSYDFIGIKNYLSVFQDGDVLNSYLFTFKFAVLTTLLVNALSLLIALGLNAKIKLRQFFRGVYFLPNVLSVLIVGYIFNYLFSNVFPVWGAKTGIEALSGNLLGSMEYAWIGIVIVVVWQSLAFNSILYLAGLQTISEDLYEASSLDGAGRWREFWSITFPLIASFFTINMVLSLRSFLQVFDQIIALTGGGPGRATQSIAHLIYTGGFQGQEFAYQSANSVIYLIVIVGISFVQIAFLQKREMDM from the coding sequence ATGGCCCGGCAGCGATCGGTATTTTATCTCATGACGGTTCCTGCACTACTGTTGTTCTTTACGTTTCATACGATTCCGGTCATCCAGGGAATCTTCTACTCGTTTACGAACTGGGATGGCTTCAGTCCCTCGTACGATTTCATCGGGATCAAGAATTACCTCAGCGTCTTTCAGGACGGCGATGTGCTGAATTCGTATCTGTTCACCTTCAAATTCGCGGTGCTGACGACCCTGCTGGTCAACGCGCTCAGTCTCCTCATCGCCCTCGGACTTAACGCGAAGATCAAGCTCCGCCAGTTTTTCCGCGGAGTCTACTTCCTGCCTAACGTGCTCAGCGTGCTCATCGTCGGGTATATCTTCAACTACTTGTTCTCGAACGTGTTCCCCGTATGGGGGGCGAAGACGGGCATCGAGGCGCTCTCAGGCAATCTGCTCGGCAGTATGGAGTACGCCTGGATCGGTATCGTGATTGTGGTTGTGTGGCAGTCGCTCGCTTTTAACTCCATCTTGTATCTCGCCGGATTGCAGACGATCTCCGAGGATCTCTATGAGGCTTCGAGTCTCGACGGGGCCGGCCGGTGGAGGGAATTCTGGAGCATCACGTTCCCGCTCATCGCGTCCTTCTTCACGATCAACATGGTCCTGTCCCTGCGCAGCTTCCTCCAGGTCTTCGACCAGATTATCGCACTGACCGGAGGCGGGCCGGGCAGGGCCACCCAGTCGATCGCCCACCTGATCTATACGGGCGGCTTCCAGGGCCAGGAGTTCGCCTACCAATCCGCGAATTCGGTGATCTACCTCATCGTGATTGTCGGCATCTCCTTCGTGCAGATCGCATTCTTACAGAAACGGGAGATGGATATGTGA
- a CDS encoding carbohydrate ABC transporter permease yields MQKKTNWTATFLIAFGTLFILFPLYMTVSIALKTPEEMAESLFALPTGFHLSNFTKAIELTNFFQAFKNSTVITIATVLFTLLTNSMVAYAVARNRREKFFKGVYYYFISALFIPFPIIMLPIMQLTTALRMNNPSGLIVLYIVYGLAFNIFVYVGYIKSIPKELEEAAIVDGASIWGTFWRIIFPLLGPINATVGILTCLWAWNDFMLPLIILGKPEMATLPLVQFVFQGQFSTDFNLAFASYLMALSPMVILYLIAQKWVINGVTQGAVK; encoded by the coding sequence ATGCAAAAGAAGACGAATTGGACGGCGACTTTCCTGATCGCCTTCGGGACCTTGTTCATTCTGTTCCCGCTGTATATGACGGTCTCCATCGCGCTCAAAACACCCGAGGAGATGGCCGAGTCGCTGTTCGCGCTGCCGACGGGCTTTCACCTCAGCAACTTTACGAAGGCCATCGAGCTCACGAATTTCTTCCAGGCGTTCAAGAACAGCACGGTCATTACGATCGCCACGGTCTTGTTCACCCTGCTGACGAACTCCATGGTGGCTTACGCCGTAGCCCGGAATAGGAGGGAGAAGTTCTTCAAAGGGGTCTACTATTACTTCATCAGTGCCCTGTTCATCCCGTTCCCGATCATCATGCTGCCGATCATGCAGCTCACGACGGCACTCCGGATGAATAATCCGTCAGGACTGATCGTCCTCTACATCGTGTATGGGCTTGCCTTTAATATTTTCGTCTATGTGGGCTATATCAAATCGATTCCGAAGGAGCTTGAGGAGGCGGCGATCGTGGACGGCGCGTCGATCTGGGGCACGTTCTGGCGGATCATCTTCCCCCTGCTCGGTCCGATCAATGCCACGGTGGGGATCCTGACCTGCCTCTGGGCGTGGAACGACTTCATGCTTCCGCTCATCATCCTGGGCAAGCCGGAGATGGCCACCCTGCCGCTCGTGCAGTTCGTCTTCCAGGGGCAGTTCAGCACGGATTTCAATCTCGCGTTTGCGTCCTACCTCATGGCGCTTTCACCGATGGTGATCCTGTATCTCATCGCTCAGAAGTGGGTGATTAACGGAGTAACGCAGGGTGCAGTCAAATAA
- a CDS encoding sensor histidine kinase has protein sequence MKLQMHHLMPKTLKMRLILNLILSTSVPLVLIAVMTYSSFYSILENKISSGVQANLKQEALGLENTLTNLSYASKQLAGDERIREQLRIYLSDAPAAQRAEALKEVRYSLSMVNFTNPDIGLNFYYFPEQAQPILFENLTVAPGFSLEGRQPLMFYNGANFYGPHPSAHAKGSTVFSIVRHVEVEKNKYGYVYVESNFNLLKKLMSPEQYGMPVAHVLRNEKGEVLFAESGTEGTAGEREAPAEAAAVAEAPEKLTVFTHRSEQGWELQVAIRQSEYNKEINDWMRRLLLIVCGSLFLSILTAFSIWRLVYRPLTRMNQEISHIVQSKDRRIRFTDIKEFDDSLHNIAEMRQQIFDLIDRIEADEKRKRQLEIEKLLVQINPHFLHNTLNSVQWMARANKQPDIDRIVTLLIKVLHYNMGKQSMIVTVEKELEALRHYIDLQSMRYDYEFQVVTNVDPQLLLVPLPRFVLQPLVENAIYYGSGSGDTAIEIEILSPNGRDMLVRVTDHGEGMDPHRLEEIMEGSANRKQGLGIGLPYVKGLLDEVYGDESEFRITSTPGEGTSIMMKIPIWREEAVHAERNHRG, from the coding sequence TTGAAACTGCAGATGCATCATCTCATGCCGAAGACCCTGAAGATGCGGCTCATCCTCAACCTGATCTTAAGCACGTCGGTTCCGCTGGTCCTGATCGCTGTCATGACTTATTCCTCGTTTTATTCCATTCTGGAGAACAAGATTTCCAGCGGGGTTCAGGCGAACTTGAAGCAGGAAGCGCTCGGACTTGAGAATACGCTGACCAACCTCAGCTATGCGTCCAAGCAGCTGGCCGGCGACGAGCGGATCCGCGAGCAGCTCCGGATCTATCTATCTGATGCCCCTGCGGCGCAGCGGGCCGAAGCGCTCAAGGAGGTCCGGTACAGTCTCAGTATGGTGAACTTTACGAATCCGGATATCGGGCTGAACTTTTATTATTTCCCGGAGCAAGCGCAGCCGATTCTGTTCGAGAACCTGACCGTGGCTCCGGGCTTCTCCCTGGAGGGCCGGCAGCCGCTCATGTTCTATAACGGGGCGAACTTCTACGGACCGCATCCGTCGGCTCATGCGAAGGGAAGCACGGTCTTCTCCATCGTCCGGCACGTGGAGGTAGAGAAGAACAAGTACGGCTATGTCTACGTCGAGTCGAATTTCAATCTCCTCAAGAAGCTCATGAGTCCGGAGCAGTACGGAATGCCGGTAGCTCACGTGCTGCGTAACGAGAAGGGCGAGGTGCTGTTCGCGGAGAGCGGGACGGAGGGAACCGCAGGAGAAAGGGAGGCTCCGGCTGAAGCTGCGGCTGTTGCGGAGGCCCCCGAGAAGCTGACCGTATTCACCCACCGCAGTGAGCAGGGCTGGGAGCTGCAGGTCGCCATCCGCCAATCCGAATACAACAAGGAGATCAACGACTGGATGCGGCGGCTGCTGCTCATCGTCTGCGGGTCTCTGTTCCTGAGCATTCTGACGGCGTTCTCGATCTGGAGGCTGGTGTACCGGCCGCTCACCCGGATGAACCAGGAGATCTCCCATATCGTGCAGTCGAAGGACCGGAGAATCCGGTTCACGGATATCAAGGAATTCGACGATTCCCTTCACAACATTGCCGAGATGCGGCAGCAGATCTTCGACCTCATCGACCGGATAGAGGCGGACGAGAAGCGCAAGCGGCAGCTCGAGATCGAGAAGCTGCTCGTGCAGATCAATCCGCACTTCCTGCACAACACGCTGAACAGCGTCCAGTGGATGGCCCGGGCGAACAAGCAGCCGGACATCGACCGGATTGTGACGCTGCTGATCAAGGTGCTGCACTACAATATGGGGAAACAGAGCATGATCGTTACGGTGGAGAAGGAGCTGGAGGCGCTGCGGCATTACATTGACCTGCAGAGCATGCGTTATGACTATGAATTCCAGGTCGTGACGAACGTGGACCCGCAGCTGCTGCTGGTTCCTCTGCCCCGGTTCGTGCTTCAGCCGCTTGTGGAGAATGCCATCTATTATGGCAGCGGAAGCGGGGACACGGCGATCGAGATCGAGATCCTGTCCCCGAACGGGAGGGACATGCTGGTGAGGGTAACGGACCATGGAGAAGGTATGGACCCGCACAGGCTGGAGGAGATCATGGAAGGCTCCGCGAACCGGAAGCAGGGGCTTGGCATCGGGCTGCCGTATGTCAAAGGGCTGCTGGACGAGGTGTACGGGGACGAGTCCGAATTCCGGATCACCAGCACACCGGGCGAAGGAACAAGCATCATGATGAAAATACCGATCTGGCGAGAGGAGGCCGTCCATGCTGAACGCAATCATCGCGGATGA